GGCCCCGACGGGCGACCGACTCGAGCGACCGTCGAGCGACTGGACCTCGCCGAAGCGGTCAACGACGACTCGCTGCTCGCGTCCTCAACGTCGTCCGTTCCCGAAGAGTGACGCGGACGGAGACGTCCGATCCCGAGCGACCGCGAACGGATGACCCCGTTCGTCGTCACCGACGTCGACCGCGACCCGCGATCGCCGACTCGACGCCAAGGGTAATCCTTACTTTCGGACCCGTCGTAGCGCCGCCGTGGACAGAATTCTCCTCAGTACGCTCGCCTATCGCCCGCCCGAGGCGGTCTTTCCGTACGTGCGGTCGTTCACCGACTACCCGCGGTACACGGAACACCTCAAGGAGGTTCGCGTTCACGGCGACGGCGACGTCGGTTCGATCTACGACCTGAAACTGGCGTGGTGGAAGCTCAGCTACACCGCCAGCTCGGAGGTCGTCGCCATCGACGCGCCGTCGTCGCTCGAGTGGCGGCTGGTCAACGACCTCGACGCCCGCGGGGAGTGGCGCGTCGAACCGGAGCCCGAATCGGCTCCCGACGGCGAGGAGACTGCGAGTCGGATCTACTTCGAAGCGGTCTACGACCCGCACTCGGCCGACGAGAACACGCTCTCGCTCCCCCGGTTCGTCTCGCTGGACTGGGTCGTCAAGAAGGTCGAGCCGAAACTCCTCGGCGAGGCGCGAGAGGTCGTCAAACGGCTCGTCGCGGACATCGAGGGCCGACCCCGGGATGTCGAACTGATGGTTCACGAGATGCCCTGATCGGCGAGGCAGCCGGGAGACGGTTTTCGGCCCGATAATTCGGTTTCGGCCCGGATTCTCACCGACGTCGGCCGACGTTCCGACGACCGATGAGCACCAGGAACAGGACGAACGCGACGACCGTCGTGCACGCGAGCAGCGTCCACGCGTCGTCGTAGCCGCGAGCGTCGACGAGGTAGCCGAACGCCGGCGGCGCGACGAGCGCGCCCGAATTGAGCGCGAGTTGTCCGCCCGCCGTAGCGCTTCCGATCCCGTCGTTCGGCACGATCGAGCCGATACACGAGTAGTAGACGCCGGTGAAACCGAGGATGAACGCGCCGAGCAACGCGAACAGTCCCAGGACGACGAGCGGCGGTTCGACGAACGGGATCGCCGCGAAGAGGATCGCCGAGACGCCAGCCTGAATCGCCAGGAGCACCAGCGTCGAGCGCGTCAGCGATCCGAACCAGTTGTCGGCGATCCAGCCGAACCCGATGCGGCCGACGCTCCCGCTGGCCTGGGCGGCAGCGAGGGTCGCCCCGGCGAAGACCGAACTCGCGCCGACGACGTCGGTCACGTAGAGGAGCGTGTAGCCGACCGTGGTGAACAGCCCGGCGCCGAGGAAGAACCCCGCGGCGACGAGCAGTACGTATTCGGGGTCCTCCACGTGCGTTCGGAGGGACGTCCCGGACTCGTCGGCGTCGTCGGTTCCGGCGTCGTAGCAGACGCGGAAGGCAACGGTAACGACGGCCGCGACCGCGCCGGCCCCGAGAAACGCGACTTCCCAGCCGACGCGACTGGCGCTGAGCGGCACCAGTAGCGAGCTGAGGCCGCTCCCGGCGGTCACGCCCATCTGTTTGATCCCCATCGAGACGTTGAGCCGCTCGGCGGGGATCGCGTTGAAGACGGCCTTGTTCGTTCCGGGGATCGCCGTCGCGTAGAAGGCTCCGAGGACGGCGACGGCGCCCAGCAGAAGGGGGTACGTCGAAGCGGCGGTTACGAGGACGGTCGTCGCGCCGAGGCCGGTCAGGCCGACGACCAGCACTCGAGCCTCGCCGTACCGATCGATGAGGCGGCCGACGGGCGCGACGCAGACCGTGTACCCGAGCATCAGCGCGGTCAACAGGAATCCGATCCGGGTCGTCGAAACGCCGAACTGCGCTCGAACGAACGGCGTGACCGCGTAGACGGCGTAGAAACAGCCGCTCGCGGCGATTTGCCAGACGAGGATGAGGGCGGTGTACCCCTTCCAGCTCCGCGGCTGCAGATCGAGGGCGGTGCCCGGCACGGACTCGGTCGGTCCGTTCATCGTCGCGTCTCGGCCTCCGTCCGTTCGGCGTCGTCATTTCGGGCGGGGCGGATACGCGGCGCTCTTCGCTCGAGCGCCGCGTTCGATCCGCGGTCGTTGCTCCTGCAGTGTCGTCGCGCCGACTCGACGGACGTCGATTGCTTCGTGTCGGTCATCGATCGTGACGGGGAGTTCGCGTAGCTCGTCGGTCTCGAGGCTCGGTCGGCTGCGTAAGCGATTCGCACCCGGTTCCACCGAATCCGGTCGCAAGAGCGTCCAACGACGGACGCCTCTCTCGCGGCGCGGTCGGACTCACCACAGCGTGTGTGGCCAGACGAAGGTAAACAGGAACCAGATGAGGCCGGTCAGAACCGCTGTCATGATGGCGTTCAGGATGAGTCCCGTTCGCAGCATGTGGCGCTGCTCGACGTAGCCGCTCCCGAACACGATGGCGTTCGGCGGCGTCGCGACCGGAAGCGCGAACGCGAAGCTCGCGGCGATCGTGCCGGCCACGGCGAGGAACAGCGACGTCGAGAAGTCGGTGAGGCCGAGAGTCGCCGAGAAGACGCTCCCGAGGCTGATTAGGATGGGAACGATGATGCTCGTCGTCGCGGCGTTCGACGTCATTTCGGTCAGGAAGATGACCAGCAGGACGACCACGCCGATGATGAGGACGATGGGCGATCCGACGAGTCCGCCGAAGACCGTCTCGGCGATCCACTTCGTCGCGCCGGTGTCTGCAAGGGCGTTGGCCAGCGAGATGCCGCCGCCGAACAGCAGCAGCGTCCCCCAGTCGATATCGACCAGTTCGTCCCACTCCATCGTGTCGGCCAGCACGAGCGCGGGCACCGCGGCGACGCCGACCACCACGTAGTACAGCAGCCCCTGGTGGCCGTCGACGCCGAAGACCGTCGCTCCCTCGCCGCCGAACAGCGACGTCATCCAAACGCTCGAGAGGTGTGGCTCGAAGAACTCACCGAGACCGCCGATCATCCAGAGGCCGGCCGTCGCGGCGAAGATCGCGGCGACTCGCTTGCCGCGCGTACTGAGTTTACCCTCCGCAGCGAGTTGTTCCCTGGCGTTCGCTCGGGCCTCGGTGACATCCGGAACCTCCGGCGGGTAGAGGATGTAGGTGAGGAGGAACCAGACCAGCGGCAGCGTCACGACGACGATCGGGAACCCGACGAGGAACCAGTCGGCGAAGCCGACTTCGTAGTCCAGGACGGCGTTCAGTTGGCCGACGAGGATCGCGTTCGGTGGCGTGCCGATGATAGTGCCGACGCCGCCGACGCTCGCCGCGTAGGCGGTCCCCAGTAACATCGAAATCTGGATATTCGTGAACTCGACCGGCGTCGATTCGACGGCCCCGCCGTCGGCGGCCGTTTCGGTCGGCTGGTCGTCGGGGACCGGATCGTCGACCGAGGCGAGATCGTCGCGATCGAGCACCTGCGTGAGGACGCCGACCGCGATCGGCGTCATCATCGCCGTCGTCGCGGTGTTCGAGACCCACATCGACAACGTGGCGGTCACGACCATGATCGCGAGGATCAACCGCCGCGGCGAACTCCCCATCTTGGCGATGGTGTACAGCGCGATCCGCCGGTCGATGTTGTACTTCTGGATCGCGTTCGCGAGCATGAAGCCCGCCAGAAACAGAAAGATGATGTGATCGGCGAACCCCGATAGCGCGACGTCCATGTCGTCGTAGACGCCGGTGCCGGTCAGCAACAGCGGGATCGTCAACGCGGTAACCGCCAGCGGGAAGGTGCCCGTCACCCAGAGGAAGCCCGCGAAGAACATCGTCGCGAGCGCATACTGGCCCGCCATCGAGAGGCCGGTCGGAGATGGTGCGGCCGCGATGGCGATCGTTCCGACAACTGCGATGAGGAATTTGACGATCCGCTTGTTAGACTGGCTCATTCGACCGTGTATCATTGATACAGTCGATCATTATCATTATCGTCCTTAAATCTTGTCATGGGCTCACATCCTGCGAAGCGCCGCTGAACGGCCGCTAAAAGTGACGAACGATCGCGCGGATCTGGTCTTCGGTGAGCTCCTCGCTGTAGAGTTCGAGGAGCGTTTGCCGGCGGGATCGGGAGAGTGACCGATTTCCGTTCTCGAGCATCGAGATGTGGGCCTGCATGAGCTCGGGAACCTCCCGCTCGACCGCCCGCTGCTCGTAGCCGGCCGCCACTCGAAGCAACCGCCAGCCGAGGGGCGAGATCCGGTCCAGATCCAGATCCGGAACGTCAGAAGATGTCATACGTAGTCGGTGCGGTGAATGTCAAAAGGCTTTGTTGAAATCGTTCGGCCGACGGCACTGTCTTTTCGCCCGATACGGTCGGGCCGAAACAGGACGATCGGCAGCGATCGACGATGGTCGACGACGATCGCTCGAAACCTCCCCGGGTCGGTCTCAGAGGGTGTAGTCCTCCTCGCCGTCCTCGCTCGAGAGGAACGCCTCGAGGAGATCGATCGTCGCCGCGACATCGTCGACGTGGGCAGCCTCGGTCGGCGTGTGGAGGTATCGCGTCGGAATCGAGATCGCACCGACGGGTTTGGCGCCGTTGGAAAGCTGGAAGCCGGCCGTGTCGGTGCCGCCGGCGGGGAGGATCTCGCGCTGGTAGTCGATTTCCGCCTCGTCGGCGACCGACTGGAGCCGCTTGTGGACCTTCGGGTTCGTGATGACGCTCCCGTCCTTGAGCTTGATCGCCGCGCCGTCGCCGAGTTCGGTGACGCGATCGCCGGCGTCGAAGCCGGGGATGTCGTTGGCGACGGTGACGTCGAGTGCGAGCGCCAGATCGGGGTCGACGTCGACGCCCAGCGCGCGGGCGCCCCGCAGGCCGACCTCCTCCTGGACGGTCGCACAGAAGTGGATCGTCACGTCGGGATCCTCGAGCCGGCTGGCCGCCTCGAGCATCGCGAACAGGCAGATCCGGTCGTCGAGCGCCTTGCCGGTGACCGTCTCGCCGACGCGCTCGGTCGTCTGGTCCATCGTCACGAGGTCGCCGGGCGAGACCCGCTCCTCGAGGTCCTCGTAGGGGAGGCCGACGTCCACGACGACGTCCTCGACCTCGGGAGTCTTCTCGCGGTCCTCGTCGCTCAAGGTGTGTGGCGGCGGCGAGCCGATGACCCCCGGCAGATCGCCGTCGTCGGTATGGATCGTCACGCGCTGGGCCTTGAGGATGCGCGCGTCCCAGCCGCCCAGC
Above is a genomic segment from Haloterrigena salifodinae containing:
- a CDS encoding SRPBCC family protein, whose translation is MDRILLSTLAYRPPEAVFPYVRSFTDYPRYTEHLKEVRVHGDGDVGSIYDLKLAWWKLSYTASSEVVAIDAPSSLEWRLVNDLDARGEWRVEPEPESAPDGEETASRIYFEAVYDPHSADENTLSLPRFVSLDWVVKKVEPKLLGEAREVVKRLVADIEGRPRDVELMVHEMP
- a CDS encoding MFS transporter, with the translated sequence MNGPTESVPGTALDLQPRSWKGYTALILVWQIAASGCFYAVYAVTPFVRAQFGVSTTRIGFLLTALMLGYTVCVAPVGRLIDRYGEARVLVVGLTGLGATTVLVTAASTYPLLLGAVAVLGAFYATAIPGTNKAVFNAIPAERLNVSMGIKQMGVTAGSGLSSLLVPLSASRVGWEVAFLGAGAVAAVVTVAFRVCYDAGTDDADESGTSLRTHVEDPEYVLLVAAGFFLGAGLFTTVGYTLLYVTDVVGASSVFAGATLAAAQASGSVGRIGFGWIADNWFGSLTRSTLVLLAIQAGVSAILFAAIPFVEPPLVVLGLFALLGAFILGFTGVYYSCIGSIVPNDGIGSATAGGQLALNSGALVAPPAFGYLVDARGYDDAWTLLACTTVVAFVLFLVLIGRRNVGRRR
- a CDS encoding SLC13 family permease, whose product is MIHGRMSQSNKRIVKFLIAVVGTIAIAAAPSPTGLSMAGQYALATMFFAGFLWVTGTFPLAVTALTIPLLLTGTGVYDDMDVALSGFADHIIFLFLAGFMLANAIQKYNIDRRIALYTIAKMGSSPRRLILAIMVVTATLSMWVSNTATTAMMTPIAVGVLTQVLDRDDLASVDDPVPDDQPTETAADGGAVESTPVEFTNIQISMLLGTAYAASVGGVGTIIGTPPNAILVGQLNAVLDYEVGFADWFLVGFPIVVVTLPLVWFLLTYILYPPEVPDVTEARANAREQLAAEGKLSTRGKRVAAIFAATAGLWMIGGLGEFFEPHLSSVWMTSLFGGEGATVFGVDGHQGLLYYVVVGVAAVPALVLADTMEWDELVDIDWGTLLLFGGGISLANALADTGATKWIAETVFGGLVGSPIVLIIGVVVLLVIFLTEMTSNAATTSIIVPILISLGSVFSATLGLTDFSTSLFLAVAGTIAASFAFALPVATPPNAIVFGSGYVEQRHMLRTGLILNAIMTAVLTGLIWFLFTFVWPHTLW
- a CDS encoding M42 family metallopeptidase; the encoded protein is MASAPFDFEFLTELTETSGVPGYEDRVRDLVVDAFEENVDRIRTDAMGNVVGTLEGDSDYSVAVAAHMDEIGFMVRHLKGSEDGFGFVELDALGGWDARILKAQRVTIHTDDGDLPGVIGSPPPHTLSDEDREKTPEVEDVVVDVGLPYEDLEERVSPGDLVTMDQTTERVGETVTGKALDDRICLFAMLEAASRLEDPDVTIHFCATVQEEVGLRGARALGVDVDPDLALALDVTVANDIPGFDAGDRVTELGDGAAIKLKDGSVITNPKVHKRLQSVADEAEIDYQREILPAGGTDTAGFQLSNGAKPVGAISIPTRYLHTPTEAAHVDDVAATIDLLEAFLSSEDGEEDYTL